A region of Salvia splendens isolate huo1 chromosome 17, SspV2, whole genome shotgun sequence DNA encodes the following proteins:
- the LOC121773687 gene encoding beta-1,4-mannosyl-glycoprotein 4-beta-N-acetylglucosaminyltransferase-like, producing the protein MSRVRWSFLGLDLRALLFLCLVIPSGIVGIYLHGQKITYFLRPLWESPPKPFITLTHYYHENVSMETLCRLHGWGVRDFPRRVYDAVLFSNEVDMLKIRWKEMYPYISQFVLLEANSTFTALPKPLNFALNRDKFKFVEPRLTYGMIGGRFRKGENPFVEEAYQRLALDQLLRIAGIEDDDLLVMSDVDEIPSRHTIDLLRWCDDIPPVLHLQLKNYLYSFEFLYDLRSWRASVHRYQRGKTRYAHYRQTDYLLADSGWHCSFCFRYISDFIFKMKAYSHTDRVRFSHYLSPKRIQEVICKGADLYDMIPEEYTFRDIIGKMGPIPHSHSAVHLPLFLLENADEYKYLLPGNCIRESG; encoded by the coding sequence ATGTCGAGAGTCCGATGGTCGTTCCTAGGGCTCGATTTGAGGGCGTTGCTCTTCCTATGTTTAGTCATTCCCTCCGGAATAGTAGGCATATACCTCCACGGCCAGAAGATAACCTATTTCCTCCGGCCATTGTGGGAGTCCCCTCCGAAGCCCTTCATAACGTTAACTCATTACTACCACGAGAATGTTTCCATGGAGACTCTTTGCAGGCTACACGGGTGGGGGGTCCGGGACTTCCCTAGGCGTGTCTATGACGCTGTCCTCTTCAGCAATGAGGTCGACATGCTCAAGATCCGGTGGAAGGAGATGTATCCTTACATATCGCAGTTTGTTCTGCTTGAGGCTAACTCCACCTTCACTGCCCTCCCAAAGCCCCTCAACTTTGCCTTAAACCGAGACAAGTTCAAATTCGTTGAGCCTAGGCTGACCTATGGAATGATTGGTGGGCGGTTCAGGAAAGGCGAGAACCCCTTCGTTGAGGAGGCATACCAGAGGCTGGCCCTCGACCAGCTGCTGAGAATCGCAGGGATAGAAGACGACGACCTCCTTGTCATGTCGGATGTTGATGAGATCCCTAGCCGGCACACCATTGATCTACTGAGATGGTGTGATGACATCCCTCCGGTTCTTCACCTCCAGTTGAAGAACTACCTCTACTCGTTTGAGTTCTTGTATGATCTCCGAAGCTGGAGGGCCTCAGTCCATAGGTACCAAAGGGGGAAGACGAGGTATGCTCATTACCGCCAGACGGATTACCTATTGGCGGACTCTGGCTGGCATTGTAGCTTCTGCTTTCGTTACATAAGTGATTTCATCTTCAAGATGAAGGCGTATAGCCACACGGATCGAGTGAGATTCTCTCACTACCTGAGCCCGAAGAGGATTCAAGAAGTGATCTGCAAAGGGGCTGATTTGTATGATATGATACCGGAGGAGTACACGTTTAGAGACATCATCGGGAAGATGGGCCCGATTCCTCACTCTCACTCGGCTGTCCATCTGCCCTTGTTCCTGCTGGAGAATGCGGACGAATACAAGTACCTTCTACCCGGGAATTGCATAAGGGAGAGTGGCTGA